From the genome of Streptomyces xanthophaeus:
GAAGGTCAGCGCCCTGATGCACACGGCCACCGCGGCCGACGTGCTCAACCTGACCCGCGCCACGGGCCTGTCCCGCTTCCCGGTCTACCGCGACCGCATCGACGAGATCACCGGCGTCGTCCACCTCAAGGACGCCCTCGCCGTGCCCGAGTCGGAGCGCGACCGCACGAGCGTGAGCCGGATCTGCGTCGCCCCGCTGCTGGTGCCCGGCTCCCTGCCGGTGCAGCCGTTGCTGGAGCGGCTGCGCAGCGAGCAGCCGATGGCCGTGGTCGTCGACGAGTACGGCGGCACCGCCGGCGTCGTCACCCTGGAGGACATCGTGGAGGAACTCGTCGGCGAGGTCCGCGACGAGCACGACTTCGCCGAGGACGAGACCCCCGAACTGGCCGCCGTACCGGCCGAGGACGGCCGCCCCTCCTGGGATGCCGATGGCAGCTGCCGGGTGCAGACCCTGCGCCGCATAGGACTGGAAGTGCCCGAAGGCCCGTACGAGACCGTCGCCGGCCTCGTCGCCGACCTGCTCGGCCGGATCCCCGCCCCCGGGGACCGCGCGGAACTCCCCGGCTGGAAGCTGTCCGTCCGCCGGGTCGGCCGCAACCGCGCCGAGCGGGTCCGGCTGGTCCGGCTGGCGGCGGTGCCCGCGGCCGGCGCGTACCGGCCCGCGTCCGCGGCCGACGGCGCGGCCGTGCTCGAACCCAAGCAGGCCGAGCTGGAAGGCGCCGCCCGATGAACGCGCTCCAGCTCCTCTTCGCCCTGCTGCTGGTCCTCGCCAACGGTTTCTTCGTCGGCGCCGAGTTCGCGCTCGTCTCCGTACGGCGCAGCCAGATCGAGCCCCTCGCGGCCGACTCCAAGCGGGCCCGCCAGGTGCTCCACGGCCTGGAGAACCTGCCCCGCATGATGGCCGCGGCGCAGTTCGGCATCACGATCTGCTCGCTCACCCTCGGTGCGGTCGCCGAGCCCACCGTGGCCCGGCTGCTGGAGCCCGTCTTCCATGCCGTCCACGTACCGCAGGGCCTGATCCACCCCCTCGGTTACGCGTTCGCGCTCACTGCCGTGGTCTTCCTGCACCTGGTGATCGGCGAGATGGTGCCGAAGAACCTGGCCATGGCCGCCCCGGAGAAGACCGCCCTGTGGTTCAGTCCCGGCCTGGTCGCCTTCGCCCGCCTGTGCGGGCCGGTCACGACCGCGCTCGGCGCCTGCGCCAAGCTCGTCCTGCGGCTCTTCAAGGTGGAGCCCAAGGACGAGGTCGAGGCCGTCTACACCTCCGCCCAGCTGGGCCGGCTCCTCAAGGACTCCCGGCAGGCCGGGCTCCTGGAGCCGGTCGAGCAGGAGCGGCTCGAGGACGCGCTGGAACTGGGCAGCCGCCCCGTCACCGACGTCCTCCTCGGTCCGGACCGGCTGGTCACGGTCGGCCCGGCGGTGACCCCGCGGCAGATCGAGCAGCTGACCGTGCGCACCGGTTACTCCCGTTTCCCCGTCCGTGCCGACAGCGGCGCCTTCATGGGCTACCTGCACGTCAAGGACGTACTGGACCTGGAGGACCGGGAGCGGGCCGTCCCGCAGCGGGTCTGGCGCCGGATGACCACGCTGTGCGCCACCGTCCCGCTGGACGACGCCCTCAGCGTCATGCGCCGGGACGCCACGCACCTCGCGCAGGTCGCGGACCCGGGGGGCCGGGTCCTCGGCCTGGTCGCCCTGGAGGACGTCCTCGAAATGCTCGTC
Proteins encoded in this window:
- a CDS encoding hemolysin family protein, with the protein product MTIPLLLLAAAFALILANGFFVAAEFGLVTVERAEAERAAADGDRRARTVVKALRELSFQLSGTQLGITITSLVVGMLAEPALAALLAGPLAATGLPKGAVPGVAVVIGMLLASAVQMVVGELVPKNWAVSRPLQVARFVAGPQHAFSRAFRPVIAGLNAVANRLVRALGVEPTEEMASARTPGELLSLVRHSAQAGALEQDTADLFVRTLSLGELTAQHVMTPRVKVSALMHTATAADVLNLTRATGLSRFPVYRDRIDEITGVVHLKDALAVPESERDRTSVSRICVAPLLVPGSLPVQPLLERLRSEQPMAVVVDEYGGTAGVVTLEDIVEELVGEVRDEHDFAEDETPELAAVPAEDGRPSWDADGSCRVQTLRRIGLEVPEGPYETVAGLVADLLGRIPAPGDRAELPGWKLSVRRVGRNRAERVRLVRLAAVPAAGAYRPASAADGAAVLEPKQAELEGAAR
- a CDS encoding hemolysin family protein, whose protein sequence is MNALQLLFALLLVLANGFFVGAEFALVSVRRSQIEPLAADSKRARQVLHGLENLPRMMAAAQFGITICSLTLGAVAEPTVARLLEPVFHAVHVPQGLIHPLGYAFALTAVVFLHLVIGEMVPKNLAMAAPEKTALWFSPGLVAFARLCGPVTTALGACAKLVLRLFKVEPKDEVEAVYTSAQLGRLLKDSRQAGLLEPVEQERLEDALELGSRPVTDVLLGPDRLVTVGPAVTPRQIEQLTVRTGYSRFPVRADSGAFMGYLHVKDVLDLEDRERAVPQRVWRRMTTLCATVPLDDALSVMRRDATHLAQVADPGGRVLGLVALEDVLEMLVGEVRDPAHRGAFARS